The proteins below come from a single Geobacillus thermoleovorans genomic window:
- a CDS encoding recombinase family protein yields MRTVAYYRSSTSLQEGSVTTQRQQIREYALKNHILIDEEYEDEFVSARKNSIKERPGLQRMLTDIRKGLINHILVYKRDRLARKLEEHIELYQLFKKHNVQVTFVAENEPSMRFDVMGELFELFIGVMNQREGQQINERLRDTKIANFKSGKSIGRLPYGYKTDSKKTQIIRIEEELNIVKMIFSEWLTEKYKNTNELLKYLKSQGIKKRGKDWTAQEIEKTLTQPMYMGLRIKKFDDIKVSRSVKDLAVITPEQFDKAQELLEKSKTPKAEPKKFDYLLTGFIFCNKCGSPLVEKVRQKDGVPYATYECKEHKEIIEQIDVENKVILKTIEFFNALLKSNFKDLYTRYAKRNIQQLNLLIKELDRELKSLEDKLIQETNRYLMQETKKKEETIIMLQQQINDCKNRKLEAELQKTQYQKINEDSNMLKMQLRKEVFEKLDFTEKQVLLKELIREILADAQVIKIVFKHPFLEISEVEV; encoded by the coding sequence ATGAGAACAGTGGCATATTATCGGAGTTCCACTTCTCTTCAAGAAGGATCCGTTACAACTCAACGACAACAAATTCGAGAATATGCATTAAAGAACCATATTTTGATCGATGAAGAGTACGAAGATGAATTTGTTTCAGCTAGGAAAAATTCAATCAAAGAACGTCCCGGACTTCAACGGATGCTAACGGATATTCGGAAGGGGTTGATAAACCACATATTGGTTTATAAACGTGATCGTTTAGCAAGGAAGTTAGAAGAACATATTGAGCTTTATCAGTTATTTAAAAAACACAATGTACAAGTGACATTTGTCGCAGAAAATGAACCTTCGATGAGATTTGACGTAATGGGAGAATTATTTGAATTATTCATTGGCGTCATGAATCAAAGAGAGGGACAACAAATTAATGAACGGCTAAGGGATACAAAAATAGCGAATTTTAAATCTGGAAAATCGATCGGACGTTTACCTTATGGATATAAGACAGATTCGAAAAAGACACAAATTATTCGAATCGAGGAAGAGCTTAATATTGTAAAAATGATCTTTTCTGAATGGCTCACAGAAAAATATAAAAATACAAATGAATTGCTGAAGTATCTCAAAAGCCAAGGAATAAAAAAACGTGGGAAGGATTGGACTGCTCAAGAGATTGAAAAAACTCTTACGCAGCCGATGTATATGGGGTTACGGATTAAAAAGTTTGATGACATTAAAGTTTCCCGTTCTGTAAAAGATTTAGCGGTTATCACTCCGGAACAATTCGATAAAGCACAGGAGCTATTGGAAAAATCAAAAACTCCAAAAGCAGAGCCAAAAAAGTTTGATTATCTTCTAACAGGATTCATCTTTTGTAACAAGTGCGGTTCCCCTTTAGTGGAGAAGGTACGGCAAAAAGATGGTGTTCCGTATGCAACGTACGAATGTAAAGAACATAAGGAAATTATCGAACAAATCGATGTTGAAAATAAGGTTATTTTAAAAACGATTGAATTTTTTAATGCATTGTTAAAATCAAATTTCAAGGATTTATATACAAGATATGCAAAAAGAAACATTCAACAACTAAATCTTCTTATAAAAGAACTTGATCGTGAATTAAAGTCACTGGAAGACAAACTGATTCAGGAAACCAATAGATATCTTATGCAAGAGACAAAAAAGAAGGAAGAAACCATTATCATGTTGCAGCAACAGATTAACGACTGCAAAAACAGAAAATTAGAGGCTGAATTACAAAAAACTCAGTATCAAAAAATAAATGAGGATTCAAATATGTTAAAAATGCAATTGCGAAAAGAAGTATTTGAAAAACTTGATTTTACTGAAAAACAAGTGCTACTGAAAGAGTTAATTCGTGAAATCCTTGCTGACGCACAAGTGATAAAAATTGTTTTTAAGCATCCATTTTTAGAAATTAGCGAGGTGGAAGTTTGA
- the cydS gene encoding cytochrome bd oxidase small subunit CydS, which produces MQTFLIMYAPMIIVALSIIAAFWAGLKDVHVNE; this is translated from the coding sequence ATGCAAACATTTTTGATCATGTATGCGCCGATGATCATCGTCGCCCTGTCGATCATCGCCGCGTTTTGGGCTGGTTTGAAAGATGTGCACGTAAATGAGTAA
- a CDS encoding cytochrome d ubiquinol oxidase subunit II, translating into MTLEVIGISVLWLFLFGYIIVASIDFGAGFFSAYSHWANKQHILHRIIQRYLSPVWEVTNVFLVFFFVGIVGFFPKTAYYYGSILLVPASISIILLAIRGSYYAFHTYGGTERNWYLIAYGLTGLFIPASLSIVLTISEGGFVEAGASGVALDYGKLFASPLSWSIVLLSVTSVLYISAVFLTYYADEAKDERARALLRRYALLWSGPTMLSALLIIYQLRYHNPEHYANLWNVAWMLVISFLFFVITVWLLWRQRRFGWAFIALLFQYAFAFYAYGISHYPYLLYPYLTIYDGFTNETMAMALIVAFIAGLLLLIPSLYLLMRLFLFNKAYVKGKWEGGKG; encoded by the coding sequence ATGACGCTCGAAGTCATTGGCATTTCGGTGTTATGGCTGTTTTTGTTCGGGTACATTATCGTTGCCTCGATTGATTTCGGGGCTGGGTTTTTCAGCGCCTATAGCCATTGGGCAAACAAACAGCATATTTTGCACCGCATCATTCAGCGCTATCTTTCCCCTGTATGGGAAGTGACGAACGTCTTTCTTGTCTTTTTCTTTGTCGGCATTGTCGGCTTTTTTCCGAAAACGGCGTATTATTACGGTTCTATTTTGCTTGTCCCGGCGAGCATCTCCATCATTTTGTTAGCTATTCGCGGCTCGTACTATGCGTTTCATACGTATGGGGGGACGGAACGGAACTGGTATTTAATCGCTTATGGATTGACGGGGTTGTTTATTCCGGCCTCCCTGTCCATCGTGTTGACGATTTCCGAAGGCGGGTTTGTGGAGGCAGGCGCCTCAGGCGTTGCGCTGGATTATGGGAAGCTGTTTGCAAGCCCATTGTCATGGAGCATTGTGCTGCTCAGTGTGACGAGCGTTCTTTACATTTCTGCCGTTTTCTTAACGTACTATGCGGACGAGGCCAAGGATGAACGGGCGCGGGCGCTGTTGCGCCGCTACGCTCTTCTTTGGAGCGGGCCGACGATGTTGTCAGCGCTGCTCATTATTTACCAGCTCCGCTACCATAATCCCGAGCATTACGCCAACCTATGGAATGTGGCGTGGATGCTGGTCATTTCCTTTTTGTTTTTTGTCATTACCGTTTGGCTGCTTTGGCGGCAGCGGCGGTTCGGCTGGGCGTTTATTGCGCTGTTGTTTCAATATGCGTTCGCCTTTTACGCCTATGGCATTTCACATTATCCGTATTTGTTGTACCCGTATTTGACGATTTATGACGGGTTTACGAATGAGACGATGGCTATGGCGTTGATCGTCGCGTTTATTGCCGGCCTCCTGTTATTAATTCCGTCACTTTATTTGCTTATGCGCCTCTTTTTGTTTAACAAGGCGTACGTTAAAGGAAAATGGGAAGGGGGAAAAGGATAA
- a CDS encoding helix-turn-helix domain-containing protein, translating into MLEHIGQRIRTLRKQKGISLNAFAEKLNVSPAYLSNLETGKTDTIQLSLLEKLQEELSLLPVETTHSSDSEFDIRIQHVMQQLKELEQKHPEIADYLLSTLERGVRLFLNENSTR; encoded by the coding sequence ATGCTTGAGCATATTGGTCAACGTATTCGCACATTACGAAAACAGAAAGGAATCAGTTTAAACGCTTTTGCCGAAAAACTAAATGTTTCTCCCGCTTATCTCAGCAACCTAGAAACCGGTAAAACAGATACCATTCAGCTTTCACTTCTCGAAAAACTTCAAGAAGAACTCTCACTCCTTCCTGTTGAAACAACGCATTCCAGTGACAGTGAATTCGATATTCGGATCCAACATGTCATGCAACAACTAAAGGAATTGGAACAAAAACACCCAGAAATCGCTGATTACCTCCTTTCCACACTGGAGCGAGGAGTTCGTCTGTTTTTGAATGAAAACTCCACTCGCTAA
- a CDS encoding cytochrome ubiquinol oxidase subunit I has protein sequence MNGYDPVLLSRILTGLTLTVHIIYATIGVGIPLMIAIAQWVGIRKNDMHYILLARRWTRGFVITVAVGVVTGTAIGLQLSLLWPNFMQLAGQVISLPLFMETFAFFFEAIFLGIYLYTWDRFENQKKHLLLLIPVAIGSSASAMFITMVNAFMNTPQGFEFKNGELVNIDPIAAMFNPAMPTKVAHVLATSYMTSAFVLASIAAWHLWKGNRHIYHRKALHLMMKTAFIFSVASALIGDLSGKFLAEYQPEKLAAAEWHFETSSHAPLILFGALQEDGEVKYALEIPYALSILAHNHPAAVVTGLNEVPEDERPPLYIHYLFDVMVTIGVFLMVVAAAYWLGSIFRWKWTAKKWFFGLLVAGGPLAMAAIEAGWYLAEVGRQPWILRGYMKTAEGATSSAHVDTMLVLFCLLYMVLVIASATVLIRMFRRNPVERELAERANNGEVAP, from the coding sequence GTGAACGGTTACGATCCGGTGCTGCTTAGCCGTATTTTGACGGGATTGACGCTGACGGTCCACATCATTTATGCCACGATCGGCGTCGGGATTCCACTGATGATCGCCATTGCCCAGTGGGTTGGGATTCGCAAAAATGATATGCATTACATCTTACTCGCTCGCCGCTGGACGCGCGGTTTTGTCATCACCGTAGCGGTCGGCGTGGTGACAGGAACAGCGATCGGCTTGCAGCTGTCGCTTTTATGGCCGAACTTTATGCAGCTGGCTGGCCAAGTGATCAGCTTGCCGCTGTTCATGGAGACGTTCGCCTTCTTTTTTGAAGCCATTTTCCTTGGCATTTATTTGTATACATGGGATCGGTTCGAAAATCAGAAAAAACATTTGCTTTTGCTTATCCCGGTGGCAATTGGGTCTTCAGCATCAGCCATGTTTATTACGATGGTGAACGCGTTTATGAATACGCCGCAAGGGTTTGAATTTAAAAACGGCGAGCTTGTCAACATCGATCCAATCGCGGCTATGTTCAACCCAGCGATGCCGACGAAAGTCGCCCATGTGCTGGCGACTTCGTATATGACGTCAGCATTCGTGCTTGCTTCGATCGCCGCTTGGCATTTATGGAAAGGCAATCGTCACATTTATCATCGCAAGGCACTTCATTTAATGATGAAAACAGCTTTTATTTTTTCGGTAGCCAGTGCATTGATTGGCGACTTATCGGGCAAATTTTTAGCCGAATACCAGCCAGAAAAGCTGGCGGCTGCTGAATGGCATTTTGAAACGAGCTCCCATGCACCGTTGATCCTGTTCGGCGCGCTCCAAGAAGACGGGGAAGTGAAATATGCCTTGGAAATTCCATATGCCCTTAGCATTTTGGCCCATAACCATCCCGCTGCGGTTGTGACCGGACTGAACGAAGTTCCGGAAGATGAACGCCCACCACTGTACATTCATTACTTATTCGATGTGATGGTCACGATCGGGGTGTTTTTAATGGTTGTCGCAGCCGCGTATTGGCTCGGATCGATTTTCCGCTGGAAGTGGACGGCGAAAAAGTGGTTTTTTGGACTGCTGGTGGCGGGAGGGCCGCTGGCGATGGCTGCGATTGAGGCGGGATGGTACTTAGCGGAAGTCGGGCGGCAGCCGTGGATTTTGCGCGGCTATATGAAAACGGCGGAAGGAGCGACATCGTCGGCGCATGTGGATACGATGCTTGTGTTGTTTTGCCTTTTGTATATGGTGTTAGTAATTGCGAGCGCAACAGTGCTCATCCGTATGTTCCGCCGCAACCCGGTTGAACGGGAGCTGGCAGAGCGGGCCAATAACGGGGAGGTGGCGCCATGA
- a CDS encoding recombinase family protein — translation MNLQEFLKKPGLKAAFYGRYSSEDQDIETQRAVCQEFAKEYGIKIVREYLDESISAFKKTMDKRKNLNLMREDAKKGHFDCVLVYKGDRLARRIDQHLKIWSEFRQLNVPIILTHSRDLYTKDDIQTLVVEMGMSSFESENNSIRTRDYYITHTKMGKWLGGTLPYGYRYEDGEDGEKKIVQNALEIEKVKQIFHLYIKGYGFESIAKQLDKQYPEDRWIKEKIKSIITNPFYAGFTTSQRIKTGSGNSLRPRKEWVMGKCKKIPPAITEELWNLCMDLYERKKEGIYDSKKFTTCFLFRDVLFCKTCDVPLKGKNYTSGKKRKDGTRYGDRKYICPNCKYKWSEKEIDEFLIQDILAGLHYKNFAYKKEDVHRNEVLTRIEKDIAKIKNTISNYEKELQKFHEQLNLVDAKQKQLMEENNEPTELQRALVQYRISIRNRMTELEKEIEKKQKEINTMEKTYADFENWKDKITELFSFEYDFNQTEFRRLILLLFQKIEVDQEYQFNYIARVDLNERGTIQLGF, via the coding sequence TTGAATCTACAAGAATTTTTGAAAAAGCCAGGGCTTAAAGCCGCGTTTTATGGGCGTTATTCAAGTGAAGATCAGGATATTGAAACGCAAAGAGCAGTATGTCAGGAATTTGCTAAGGAGTACGGAATCAAAATTGTTCGTGAATATTTAGATGAAAGCATTTCTGCATTTAAAAAAACAATGGATAAACGTAAAAATTTGAATCTTATGAGAGAAGATGCAAAAAAGGGGCATTTTGATTGCGTTTTAGTTTATAAAGGGGATCGTTTGGCAAGACGGATTGATCAACATTTAAAAATATGGAGTGAGTTTCGCCAGCTGAATGTCCCCATTATACTCACTCATTCTCGAGATCTTTACACAAAGGACGACATACAAACGTTAGTCGTTGAGATGGGCATGAGTTCATTCGAATCAGAAAATAACAGTATTCGTACCCGGGATTATTATATTACACATACCAAAATGGGTAAATGGCTTGGCGGTACACTACCATACGGCTATCGTTACGAGGATGGAGAAGATGGAGAAAAGAAAATTGTTCAAAATGCTTTAGAAATTGAAAAGGTAAAGCAAATTTTTCACTTGTATATCAAGGGATATGGGTTTGAAAGCATAGCCAAGCAGCTGGATAAACAATATCCTGAAGATCGGTGGATTAAAGAAAAGATAAAATCGATTATTACGAATCCGTTTTACGCTGGATTTACAACCAGTCAGCGGATAAAAACAGGATCGGGAAATTCATTGCGACCGAGAAAAGAATGGGTGATGGGAAAATGCAAAAAAATTCCTCCTGCCATAACGGAAGAACTGTGGAACTTGTGTATGGATTTGTATGAACGTAAAAAAGAAGGGATATACGACTCCAAAAAATTTACTACTTGTTTTTTGTTTCGGGACGTTCTGTTTTGTAAGACTTGTGACGTACCGTTGAAAGGAAAAAATTATACATCCGGAAAGAAGAGAAAAGATGGAACAAGATATGGGGACAGGAAATATATATGTCCAAACTGCAAATATAAATGGAGTGAGAAGGAAATTGATGAATTTTTAATCCAAGATATTCTTGCGGGATTACATTATAAAAATTTTGCCTATAAAAAAGAAGATGTTCATCGGAATGAAGTTTTAACAAGAATTGAGAAGGATATTGCGAAAATAAAAAACACGATTAGCAATTACGAAAAGGAACTTCAAAAATTCCATGAACAATTAAATTTGGTTGATGCAAAGCAAAAACAACTGATGGAGGAAAATAATGAGCCGACTGAATTGCAGAGAGCGTTGGTTCAGTATCGAATCAGCATTCGAAATAGAATGACGGAATTGGAAAAAGAAATTGAAAAGAAACAAAAAGAAATAAATACAATGGAAAAGACATACGCTGATTTCGAAAATTGGAAAGACAAGATAACGGAGTTATTTTCATTCGAGTATGATTTTAATCAAACAGAGTTCCGCCGTCTCATACTGTTATTGTTTCAGAAAATCGAGGTGGATCAGGAGTATCAATTTAACTATATCGCAAGGGTTGATTTAAATGAACGCGGTACGATTCAATTGGGATTTTAA
- a CDS encoding response regulator, with protein sequence MIRVLLADDSSYFRNELKNILHKLNINEIIEFENGMDLVNHYKTLYNQKEYKDIIMVDLAMPMLDGFGALKEILKINPDANVIILCGKNRGLVIEGIQLGAKWFIWKPFDEENIKEAINRFI encoded by the coding sequence ATGATTCGTGTTTTATTGGCTGATGATAGCTCATATTTTCGAAACGAATTAAAAAATATTTTGCATAAATTGAACATAAACGAAATTATTGAATTTGAAAATGGAATGGATTTAGTTAATCATTACAAAACTTTATACAATCAAAAGGAATACAAGGATATCATTATGGTTGATTTAGCCATGCCAATGTTAGATGGTTTTGGTGCTTTAAAAGAAATCCTTAAAATTAATCCGGATGCTAATGTGATTATTTTATGTGGCAAAAATCGTGGATTGGTCATTGAAGGAATTCAATTAGGTGCAAAATGGTTTATTTGGAAACCGTTTGATGAAGAAAACATTAAAGAGGCGATCAATCGATTTATTTGA